The Arachis ipaensis cultivar K30076 chromosome B07, Araip1.1, whole genome shotgun sequence genome includes a window with the following:
- the LOC107610052 gene encoding uncharacterized protein LOC107610052 yields MPNAWKRDKPTRLLSPKFLFLLFSSTLILIFIFLSSSRPSSPNPNPNYFALNNRLSFHAISPFDCFNSPQAHPVIASTVEGVRYPFLFSLSDFGTLPDKPHKNIVRILKGKPFRKPDISVTVQDILEKANTEGRDGFFVDVGANVGMATFAASAMGFPVLAFEPIFENLQKICEGIFFNRVTNLVTLFEAAASDRLGNVTVHKLVGRLDNSAISATGAKLAFKSNEEVAIQVRTVPLDEVIPESERVLLLKIDVQGWEYHVLKGATKLLSRKGSQAPYLIYEEDERLLEASNSTSKEIRDFLSSVGYNDCTKHGTDAHCTKKDVR; encoded by the exons ATGCCAAATGCCTGGAAAAGAGACAAACCCACGAGGCTACTCTCCCCAAAGTTCCTCTTTTTACTCTTCTCCTCCACACTCATCCTCATCTTCATCTTCCTCTCCTCTTCTCGCCCCTCCagccctaaccctaaccctaactacTTCGCCCTCAACAATCGCCTCTCGTTTCATGCAATCTCCCCCTTTGACTGCTTCAATTCCCCACAGGCCCACCCTGTTATCGCTAGCACCGTCGAAGGGGTTCGCTACCCATTCCTCTTCTCACTCTCCGATTTTGGAACCCTTCCCGATAAGCCCCACAAGAACATCGTCAGGATCCTCAAAGGTAAGCCCTTTCGGAAGCCCGACATATCCGTGACGGTTCAGGACATTCTGGAGAAGGCCAATACCGAAGGGAGAGATGGCTTTTTCGTCGACGTGGGTGCCAATGTCGGCATGGCCACCTTCGCCGCTTCGGCTATGGGCTTCCCGGTCTTGGCCTTTGAGCCCATCTTTGAGAACTTGCAGAAGATCTGTGAAGGGATTTTCTTCAACAGGGTGACCAATTTGGTTACGTTGTTTGAGGCTGCCGCTTCTGATCGGCTTGGTAACGTTACGGTTCACAAG TTGGTTGGTAGGCTGGACAACAGTGCTATCTCTGCCACAGGTGCAAAGTTGGCATTCAAGTCTAATGAAGAGGTTGCAATTCAAGTAAGGACTGTTCCTCTTGATGAAGTGATTCCGGAATCGGAGCGAGTGCTTCTGCTTAAAATAGATGTCCAAGGCTGGGAATATCATGTCCTCAAAGGAGCAACAAAGTTGCTCTCAAGAAAGGGAAGCCAAGCACCATATCTCATATATGAGGAAGACGAGCGTTTGTTAGAGGCCAGCAATAGCACTTCCAAAGAGATCCGAGACTTCCTAAGTAGTGTGGGTTATAATGATTGCACCAAGCATGGCACGGATGCACACTGCACCAAGAAGGATGTAAGATGA